In the genome of Oncorhynchus mykiss isolate Arlee chromosome 18, USDA_OmykA_1.1, whole genome shotgun sequence, one region contains:
- the LOC110495831 gene encoding metalloreductase STEAP3 isoform X2 encodes MPQEEMKKPLILGGASPRHLKTSISDPGTPLVGILGTGDFSRSLATRLVASGYRVVVGSRNPKRCASLFPEEAEVTTQHQAATQADLVFVALFPEHYSTLAGLREPLVGKTLVDVSNGTKINRDKQSYAEQLANIFPESSVVKAFNVISAWSLQTGPRDGSRQVLICSDSSKAKSAVLQICRSLGFIPVDMGRLSSAQEIENTPLYLFPSWRVPCLSTLSLFFFFYAYNFLRDVVHPYATAGKSTFYKIPVEMVNVTLPSVALVTLALVYLPGLVAAFLQLSWGTKYRRFPNWLDRWLQQRKQLGLCAFLCAALHAVYSLCLPMRRSARYNLLNAAFKQVKVGQEDSWVEEEVWRMELYLSIGILALGLLSLLAISSLPTVGNSLNWREFSFVQSRLGYMALLMATLHTLTYGWDRGLDPEQYRFYLPPTFLLVLALPLAVLLGRLALSLPCVALRLSRIRRGWEKSRAIRFTLPEDERNGPSQEDISNV; translated from the exons ATGCCCCAGGAGGAGATGAAGAAGCCTCTTATACTTGGTGGTGCCAGCCCCAGACACCTCAAAACCTCAATTTCTGATCCAGGTACCCCCTTGGTTGGCATCCTGGGCACAGGTGACTTTTCCCGCTCTTTAGCCACCAGGCTGGTAGCCTCTGGGTACCGGGTGGTAGTGGGTAGCCGCAACCCCAAGCGCTGTGCCTCCCTCTTTCCCGAGGAGGCTGAGGTGACCACCCAGCACCAGGCTGCCACCCAGGCTGACCTGGTGTTCGTGGCCCTTTTCCCCGAGCACTACTCCACCCTGGCTGGACTGAGGGAGCCGCTAGTGGGGAAGACTCTGGTGGATGTTAGTAATGGTACTAAGATCAACAGGGATAAGCAGTCCTACGCGGAGCAGCTGGCCAATATCTTCCCAGAGAGCAGTGTGGTGAAGGCCTTCAATGTGATCTCGGCCTGGAGCCTGCAGACGGGGCCAAGGGACGGCAGCAGACAG GTGCTGATTTGCAGTGACAGTAGTAAGGCCAAGAGCGCTGTACTCCAGATCTGCCGCAGTCTGGGCTTCATCCCTGTTGACATGGGCCGCCTCTCCTCTGCCCAGGAGATAGAGAACACCCCCCTGTACCTCTTCCCCTCGTGGCGCGTCCCATGTCTCTCCACCCTcagcctcttcttcttcttctacgcCTACAACTTTCTTCGTGACGTCGTCCACCCGTATGCCACGGCAGGGAAGAGCACATTCTACAAAATTCCGGTGGAGATGGTAAACGTGACACTCCCCTCGGTGGCCTTGGTGACCCTGGCTCTGGTCTACCTGCCTGGCCTTGTGGCTGCCTTCCTGCAGCTGTCGTGGGGCACCAAGTACAGGCGTTTCCCCAACTGGTTGGATCGCTGGCTGCAGCAGCGGAAGCAGTTGGGCCTCTGTGCCTTCCTCTGCGCAGCGCTGCACGCCGTCTACAGCCTGTGTTTGCCCATGCGCAGGTCTGCTCGCTACAATCTGCTCAACGCTGCCTTCAAACAG GTGAAGGTAGGCCAGGAAGACTcgtgggtagaggaggaggtgtggaggatGGAGCTGTATCTGTCTATAGGCATCCTGGCCCTGGGccttctctctctgctggctATCTCCTCACTGCCCACTGTGGGCAACTCGCTCAACTGGAGGGAGTTCAGCTTCGTACAG tCCAGACTGGGCTACATGGCCCTGTTGATGGCCACCCTCCACACGCTGACCTATGGCTGGGACCGGGGCTTGGACCCGGAGCAGTATCGTTTCTACCTCCCTCCCACCTTCTTGCTGGTGCTGGCCCTGCCGCTGGCTGTGCTGCTGGGGAGGCTGGCTCTGTCCCTGCCATGCGTGGCTCTCCGGCTGAGTCGTATCAGGAGGGGTTGGGAGAAAAGCCGAGCCATCCGGTTCACACTGCCTGAGGACGAGCGTAATGGGCCATCACAGGAGGACATCAGTAATGTTTGA
- the LOC110495830 gene encoding acyl-CoA-binding protein, which yields MSMAEFEKAADEVRRLTVQPSYAELAVVYGLYKQATLGNVNTERPGIFDFQGKSKWDGWKAQEGKSKEDAIKEYIAFVEEMKAKYPM from the exons ATGTCTATG GCTGAATTTGAAAAGGCTGCCGATGAGGTGAGGAGGCTGACGGTACAACCTAGCTACGCTGAACTAGCAGTAGTATATGGTTTGTACAAGCAGGCAACACTTGGCAACGTCAACACGG AGCGTCCGGGAATATTTGACTTCCAAGGAAAATCTAAATGGGATGGTTGGAAAGCACAGGAAG GAAAGTCCAAAGAAGATGCCATAAAAGAATATATTGCCTTTGTGGAAGAAATGAAAGCAAAG
- the LOC110495831 gene encoding metalloreductase STEAP3 isoform X3, with protein sequence MSARHKYTDVEKAQDRMPQEEMKKPLILGGASPRHLKTSISDPGTPLVGILGTGDFSRSLATRLVASGYRVVVGSRNPKRCASLFPEEAEVTTQHQAATQADLVFVALFPEHYSTLAGLREPLVGKTLVDVSNGTKINRDKQSYAEQLANIFPESSVVKAFNVISAWSLQTGPRDGSRQVLICSDSSKAKSAVLQICRSLGFIPVDMGRLSSAQEIENTPLYLFPSWRVPCLSTLSLFFFFYAYNFLRDVVHPYATAGKSTFYKIPVEMVNVTLPSVALVTLALVYLPGLVAAFLQLSWGTKYRRFPNWLDRWLQQRKQLGLCAFLCAALHAVYSLCLPMRRSARYNLLNAAFKQVKVGQEDSWVEEEVWRMELYLSIGILALGLLSLLAISSLPTVGNSLNWREFSFVQG encoded by the exons ATGAGCGCAAGACATAAATACACAGACGTCGAGAAAG ctcagGACAGGATGCCCCAGGAGGAGATGAAGAAGCCTCTTATACTTGGTGGTGCCAGCCCCAGACACCTCAAAACCTCAATTTCTGATCCAGGTACCCCCTTGGTTGGCATCCTGGGCACAGGTGACTTTTCCCGCTCTTTAGCCACCAGGCTGGTAGCCTCTGGGTACCGGGTGGTAGTGGGTAGCCGCAACCCCAAGCGCTGTGCCTCCCTCTTTCCCGAGGAGGCTGAGGTGACCACCCAGCACCAGGCTGCCACCCAGGCTGACCTGGTGTTCGTGGCCCTTTTCCCCGAGCACTACTCCACCCTGGCTGGACTGAGGGAGCCGCTAGTGGGGAAGACTCTGGTGGATGTTAGTAATGGTACTAAGATCAACAGGGATAAGCAGTCCTACGCGGAGCAGCTGGCCAATATCTTCCCAGAGAGCAGTGTGGTGAAGGCCTTCAATGTGATCTCGGCCTGGAGCCTGCAGACGGGGCCAAGGGACGGCAGCAGACAG GTGCTGATTTGCAGTGACAGTAGTAAGGCCAAGAGCGCTGTACTCCAGATCTGCCGCAGTCTGGGCTTCATCCCTGTTGACATGGGCCGCCTCTCCTCTGCCCAGGAGATAGAGAACACCCCCCTGTACCTCTTCCCCTCGTGGCGCGTCCCATGTCTCTCCACCCTcagcctcttcttcttcttctacgcCTACAACTTTCTTCGTGACGTCGTCCACCCGTATGCCACGGCAGGGAAGAGCACATTCTACAAAATTCCGGTGGAGATGGTAAACGTGACACTCCCCTCGGTGGCCTTGGTGACCCTGGCTCTGGTCTACCTGCCTGGCCTTGTGGCTGCCTTCCTGCAGCTGTCGTGGGGCACCAAGTACAGGCGTTTCCCCAACTGGTTGGATCGCTGGCTGCAGCAGCGGAAGCAGTTGGGCCTCTGTGCCTTCCTCTGCGCAGCGCTGCACGCCGTCTACAGCCTGTGTTTGCCCATGCGCAGGTCTGCTCGCTACAATCTGCTCAACGCTGCCTTCAAACAG GTGAAGGTAGGCCAGGAAGACTcgtgggtagaggaggaggtgtggaggatGGAGCTGTATCTGTCTATAGGCATCCTGGCCCTGGGccttctctctctgctggctATCTCCTCACTGCCCACTGTGGGCAACTCGCTCAACTGGAGGGAGTTCAGCTTCGTACAG GGATGA
- the LOC110495831 gene encoding metalloreductase STEAP3 isoform X1 yields MSARHKYTDVEKAQDRMPQEEMKKPLILGGASPRHLKTSISDPGTPLVGILGTGDFSRSLATRLVASGYRVVVGSRNPKRCASLFPEEAEVTTQHQAATQADLVFVALFPEHYSTLAGLREPLVGKTLVDVSNGTKINRDKQSYAEQLANIFPESSVVKAFNVISAWSLQTGPRDGSRQVLICSDSSKAKSAVLQICRSLGFIPVDMGRLSSAQEIENTPLYLFPSWRVPCLSTLSLFFFFYAYNFLRDVVHPYATAGKSTFYKIPVEMVNVTLPSVALVTLALVYLPGLVAAFLQLSWGTKYRRFPNWLDRWLQQRKQLGLCAFLCAALHAVYSLCLPMRRSARYNLLNAAFKQVKVGQEDSWVEEEVWRMELYLSIGILALGLLSLLAISSLPTVGNSLNWREFSFVQSRLGYMALLMATLHTLTYGWDRGLDPEQYRFYLPPTFLLVLALPLAVLLGRLALSLPCVALRLSRIRRGWEKSRAIRFTLPEDERNGPSQEDISNV; encoded by the exons ATGAGCGCAAGACATAAATACACAGACGTCGAGAAAG ctcagGACAGGATGCCCCAGGAGGAGATGAAGAAGCCTCTTATACTTGGTGGTGCCAGCCCCAGACACCTCAAAACCTCAATTTCTGATCCAGGTACCCCCTTGGTTGGCATCCTGGGCACAGGTGACTTTTCCCGCTCTTTAGCCACCAGGCTGGTAGCCTCTGGGTACCGGGTGGTAGTGGGTAGCCGCAACCCCAAGCGCTGTGCCTCCCTCTTTCCCGAGGAGGCTGAGGTGACCACCCAGCACCAGGCTGCCACCCAGGCTGACCTGGTGTTCGTGGCCCTTTTCCCCGAGCACTACTCCACCCTGGCTGGACTGAGGGAGCCGCTAGTGGGGAAGACTCTGGTGGATGTTAGTAATGGTACTAAGATCAACAGGGATAAGCAGTCCTACGCGGAGCAGCTGGCCAATATCTTCCCAGAGAGCAGTGTGGTGAAGGCCTTCAATGTGATCTCGGCCTGGAGCCTGCAGACGGGGCCAAGGGACGGCAGCAGACAG GTGCTGATTTGCAGTGACAGTAGTAAGGCCAAGAGCGCTGTACTCCAGATCTGCCGCAGTCTGGGCTTCATCCCTGTTGACATGGGCCGCCTCTCCTCTGCCCAGGAGATAGAGAACACCCCCCTGTACCTCTTCCCCTCGTGGCGCGTCCCATGTCTCTCCACCCTcagcctcttcttcttcttctacgcCTACAACTTTCTTCGTGACGTCGTCCACCCGTATGCCACGGCAGGGAAGAGCACATTCTACAAAATTCCGGTGGAGATGGTAAACGTGACACTCCCCTCGGTGGCCTTGGTGACCCTGGCTCTGGTCTACCTGCCTGGCCTTGTGGCTGCCTTCCTGCAGCTGTCGTGGGGCACCAAGTACAGGCGTTTCCCCAACTGGTTGGATCGCTGGCTGCAGCAGCGGAAGCAGTTGGGCCTCTGTGCCTTCCTCTGCGCAGCGCTGCACGCCGTCTACAGCCTGTGTTTGCCCATGCGCAGGTCTGCTCGCTACAATCTGCTCAACGCTGCCTTCAAACAG GTGAAGGTAGGCCAGGAAGACTcgtgggtagaggaggaggtgtggaggatGGAGCTGTATCTGTCTATAGGCATCCTGGCCCTGGGccttctctctctgctggctATCTCCTCACTGCCCACTGTGGGCAACTCGCTCAACTGGAGGGAGTTCAGCTTCGTACAG tCCAGACTGGGCTACATGGCCCTGTTGATGGCCACCCTCCACACGCTGACCTATGGCTGGGACCGGGGCTTGGACCCGGAGCAGTATCGTTTCTACCTCCCTCCCACCTTCTTGCTGGTGCTGGCCCTGCCGCTGGCTGTGCTGCTGGGGAGGCTGGCTCTGTCCCTGCCATGCGTGGCTCTCCGGCTGAGTCGTATCAGGAGGGGTTGGGAGAAAAGCCGAGCCATCCGGTTCACACTGCCTGAGGACGAGCGTAATGGGCCATCACAGGAGGACATCAGTAATGTTTGA